The following proteins come from a genomic window of Corynebacterium sp. P4-C1:
- a CDS encoding N-acetylmuramoyl-L-alanine amidase, producing MKQRRRLNPSSARKTPVLAAVTSVALVAAGAFGGNEILKTQDVSGGEVNVTSSTASFGDGENVVVDDAAIAAQGEGDENRTVKEFTRDEEFSIFGLTWTGERDIAAYVRAQRADGTWSEWYRMQPEPGPEGSEIQGTEPIYVEPTKKIQVSTANVDLGETNLDTAETVTDQDAIPEVPEESLPSSDVVDVPNVPDSAAPASIGDLPRALPSNLGDIAPVADVEELGGEASEEAPAPAGAGTSANDLEAVFIDGGEGTADGGIAPAQSNTNGMPRVVSRSSWGAGSSSNPTYTEPVKAATVHHTAGSNNYSAAQAPGVVRGIWQYHAVTRGWGDIGYNALVDKYGNIYEGRAGGLDRAVEGAHVGAFNQHTFGVSMMGDYSTASPSNEALRAMGEIIGWKAAVAKFDPKGSSYLEANFNFSGSKFRAGQGKEFPNINAHRDFHYNDCPGDNLYAQMDTIRNYAKSKYDQINGGNTSVWQPSTPKQDDNTNTADTTGTTGTTGDSGRTGTTGTVGNNDGTTTTINNLANTSSQISFEKVLSGDPAAIAAAAGTVAGALLLAAASNGMIPSQVAHIANLEVLPGMTLSSMRPLIGQAINLVGSDEAKETWGKLEPTLGQLDGVLQGVGGDQYAIFEKGIAILTGEGEEIVMPEKIADAWLKQGMDLGPLGRPVKSDDAANNGDVRVEFQRGSIFYTANTGNVDVNVDK from the coding sequence GTGAAACAACGACGTCGGCTGAATCCGTCTTCTGCCAGGAAGACTCCGGTCCTCGCGGCCGTCACCTCCGTCGCGCTCGTCGCCGCAGGCGCGTTCGGCGGCAACGAGATCCTCAAGACCCAGGACGTGAGCGGAGGCGAGGTGAATGTCACCAGTTCCACCGCTTCCTTCGGCGACGGCGAGAACGTGGTCGTCGACGATGCCGCAATCGCCGCCCAAGGCGAGGGCGACGAGAACCGCACGGTGAAGGAATTCACCCGCGACGAGGAATTCTCCATCTTCGGCCTCACCTGGACCGGCGAGCGCGACATCGCCGCCTACGTCCGCGCGCAGCGTGCCGACGGCACGTGGTCGGAGTGGTACCGCATGCAGCCAGAACCCGGTCCGGAAGGCTCGGAGATCCAGGGCACCGAGCCGATCTACGTCGAGCCGACGAAGAAGATCCAGGTGTCCACCGCCAATGTGGATCTCGGGGAGACCAACCTCGACACCGCTGAAACCGTGACTGACCAGGACGCCATCCCGGAGGTTCCGGAAGAGTCCCTGCCCAGCTCCGATGTCGTCGACGTGCCGAACGTGCCCGACTCTGCCGCCCCGGCATCGATCGGTGACCTGCCGCGCGCACTCCCGTCCAACCTCGGCGATATCGCGCCGGTGGCCGACGTCGAGGAGCTCGGCGGGGAAGCAAGCGAGGAAGCACCGGCTCCCGCTGGAGCCGGCACCAGCGCCAACGACCTGGAGGCTGTGTTCATCGACGGCGGCGAAGGCACGGCCGACGGCGGGATCGCCCCGGCGCAGTCCAACACCAACGGCATGCCGCGCGTCGTGTCCCGCTCCTCGTGGGGTGCCGGAAGCAGCAGCAACCCGACCTACACCGAGCCGGTGAAGGCGGCGACGGTCCACCACACTGCGGGCTCCAACAACTACTCCGCCGCACAGGCACCGGGCGTGGTCCGCGGTATCTGGCAGTACCACGCCGTCACCCGCGGCTGGGGCGACATCGGCTACAACGCGCTCGTCGACAAGTACGGGAACATCTACGAAGGTCGCGCCGGCGGTCTGGACCGCGCCGTGGAGGGCGCGCACGTGGGTGCGTTCAACCAGCACACCTTCGGTGTGTCCATGATGGGCGACTACAGCACGGCCAGCCCGTCGAACGAGGCGCTCCGCGCCATGGGCGAAATCATCGGCTGGAAGGCCGCGGTGGCCAAGTTCGACCCGAAGGGCAGCTCCTACCTCGAGGCGAACTTCAACTTCAGCGGATCCAAGTTCCGCGCAGGCCAGGGCAAGGAATTCCCGAACATCAACGCCCACCGCGACTTCCACTACAACGACTGCCCGGGCGACAACCTCTACGCACAGATGGACACCATCCGCAACTACGCGAAGAGCAAGTACGACCAGATCAACGGTGGAAACACCTCTGTGTGGCAGCCGTCCACGCCGAAGCAGGACGACAACACGAATACGGCTGACACGACGGGCACGACTGGCACAACCGGTGACTCGGGCAGGACTGGCACAACCGGCACTGTCGGAAACAACGACGGCACAACAACCACGATCAACAACCTGGCCAACACGTCGAGCCAGATCTCCTTCGAGAAGGTGCTTTCCGGCGACCCCGCCGCGATCGCCGCCGCTGCCGGCACGGTCGCTGGTGCGCTGCTGCTGGCAGCCGCCTCGAACGGCATGATCCCCTCCCAGGTCGCGCACATCGCGAACCTGGAGGTCCTGCCGGGCATGACGCTGAGCAGCATGCGGCCGCTGATCGGCCAGGCTATCAACCTGGTGGGCAGCGACGAAGCCAAGGAGACCTGGGGCAAGCTCGAGCCGACTCTGGGGCAGCTCGACGGAGTGCTGCAGGGTGTCGGCGGCGACCAGTACGCCATCTTCGAGAAGGGCATCGCCATCCTCACCGGCGAGGGCGAAGAAATCGTCATGCCGGAGAAGATCGCGGATGCCTGGCTGAAGCAGGGCATGGACCTAGGCCCGCTGGGTCGCCCGGTGAAGAGCGATGACGCCGCGAATAACGGCGACGTCCGAGTCGAGTTCCAGCGCGGTTCAATCTTCTACACCGCGAACACGGGCAACGTGGACGTCAACGTCGACAAGTAA
- a CDS encoding sodium:proton antiporter has product MTIFLVVIGLLLATTLVAAIGERTGLPWSALLTIVVAPVLFIPGIETVSLDTELILPVFLPPLLWSLARRTSWAMIRAQVHVVLVMSVVLVFLTVAALTATAMWLMPGIGLAGAMVLAAAIAPPDPVAVDAVAGPAGIPKRITGTLQTEGLFNDAASIVAFNVALGALVAGGEVDFGEGFLKFLYSAAAAVIIGLLAGRLAAMFVNTVPDSVIRTAFTWVLPFAIFVAAEEIHASGVIAIVIAAVEMSSRASFTAEDRLSGQSFWETVELLFTGVAFGLIGMSVRDAIDTAGTKVMEAILIGLALSAVAFVVRFACMWVLYQFKKRMKRTDVAPLRLQEVLLMTWAGMRGLVTLALVLSIPAGTTLYHHEFSVIALSVLTFTMVIPGLLLPWLVGKLDLDSGPDAQGDRVNAELNRRVYVAARKAVQQHGSEYAPEAYDMVQEWLNLMAEKRHVDPEGSKERRKAFAQARQAAADMQRVALEAATAEMQQARRERRYNPADVDAVLDEIDRMVIASERDAFASPGQMIARRDPMQ; this is encoded by the coding sequence GTGACAATCTTCCTTGTCGTTATCGGCCTCCTCCTTGCCACCACTCTTGTCGCCGCGATCGGCGAACGGACGGGCTTGCCGTGGTCTGCACTGCTCACCATCGTGGTCGCCCCGGTGCTGTTCATCCCAGGCATCGAGACGGTGAGCTTGGACACTGAGCTGATCCTGCCGGTGTTCCTGCCGCCCTTGTTGTGGTCTTTGGCCCGCCGCACGAGTTGGGCCATGATCCGTGCTCAAGTACACGTCGTGCTTGTGATGTCGGTGGTGCTGGTCTTTCTCACTGTCGCGGCATTGACGGCGACGGCGATGTGGCTCATGCCCGGTATTGGTCTTGCAGGGGCGATGGTTCTAGCGGCGGCGATTGCCCCGCCCGACCCAGTGGCTGTTGACGCGGTGGCGGGGCCTGCGGGCATTCCCAAACGCATCACCGGCACTTTGCAGACAGAAGGCCTGTTCAATGACGCGGCCTCCATCGTCGCATTCAACGTGGCGCTCGGCGCCCTAGTCGCTGGGGGCGAGGTCGATTTCGGCGAAGGGTTCCTTAAATTCCTCTACTCTGCTGCCGCCGCCGTGATTATCGGGCTATTGGCAGGCCGTTTGGCGGCAATGTTTGTCAACACCGTTCCCGATTCAGTCATTCGGACTGCTTTCACGTGGGTGCTTCCCTTCGCAATCTTCGTCGCCGCCGAGGAAATTCATGCATCGGGTGTTATCGCAATCGTGATCGCCGCGGTTGAAATGTCATCACGTGCATCGTTCACCGCCGAGGACCGCCTCTCCGGTCAGTCGTTCTGGGAGACGGTGGAATTGCTGTTCACCGGTGTCGCTTTCGGACTCATCGGGATGAGTGTGCGCGACGCGATTGACACTGCCGGGACCAAAGTCATGGAAGCTATCCTCATCGGACTCGCGCTCTCCGCCGTCGCGTTCGTTGTGCGTTTCGCCTGCATGTGGGTGCTCTACCAGTTCAAGAAACGGATGAAACGGACTGACGTTGCCCCGCTGCGGTTGCAGGAAGTGCTGCTTATGACCTGGGCGGGCATGCGCGGCTTGGTCACCTTGGCGCTCGTTCTATCGATTCCCGCCGGAACAACCCTGTACCACCACGAATTCTCCGTCATTGCGCTCAGCGTGCTCACCTTCACAATGGTCATCCCCGGTCTACTTCTGCCCTGGCTGGTGGGCAAACTCGACCTAGACTCCGGACCGGACGCGCAAGGCGACCGGGTCAACGCCGAACTCAATCGGCGGGTGTACGTGGCCGCCCGAAAAGCTGTGCAGCAACATGGCTCCGAGTACGCGCCCGAAGCCTACGACATGGTCCAAGAGTGGCTGAATCTAATGGCGGAGAAGCGGCATGTGGATCCGGAGGGGTCGAAGGAGCGTCGAAAAGCGTTTGCTCAAGCTCGGCAGGCTGCCGCTGATATGCAACGCGTTGCGCTTGAGGCGGCAACCGCGGAGATGCAGCAAGCCCGCCGGGAGCGGCGCTACAACCCCGCGGACGTGGATGCCGTGCTCGACGAGATCGACCGGATGGTCATCGCGAGTGAGCGGGACGCTTTCGCGTCTCCGGGGCAGATGATCGCCCGGCGAGACCCCATGCAGTGA
- the glpK gene encoding glycerol kinase GlpK — protein MPFIAAIDQGTTSTRCYITTADGDVVGTAQFEHEQIMPREGWVEHDPMQIWRNTRRALSEALVDADLELEDVSAVGLTNQRETAVIWDKRTGRPIYNAICWQDTRTEDFGPDGARKDRYMRKTGLLANSYPAGPKWAWILDNVEDARERAEKGELLAGTVDTWLIWKLTGGAHGGKKGGMLDLFTTRSRVQHVTDVTNASRTLLMDLETLDWDEDLCKEIGVPRSILPEIRPSFGSFGAMRRKKGNRDVPITGVLGDQQSALFGQGCLREGEAKMTYGTGLFMLLNTGDEAQFSDHGLLTTVAYQQAGKPPVYALEGSVAVGGSLIQWLRDQLGILSSAAESETLAAQVDDAAGVVIVPAFSGLFAPRWRPDARGVITGITRFTDRRHIARAALDATCLQTVEVVRAMEADSGITVDALRVDGGMTGNDLLMQMQADVLGADVVRPDNMETTVMGAASAACVGAGLADAPLTLGGETTWESKMAGPDRDRLIARWEEAVERSLNLA, from the coding sequence ATGCCGTTCATCGCCGCAATCGACCAAGGCACCACCTCTACCCGTTGCTACATCACCACCGCGGACGGGGATGTCGTGGGCACCGCGCAGTTCGAGCACGAGCAGATCATGCCCCGCGAAGGCTGGGTCGAGCACGACCCGATGCAGATCTGGCGCAACACCCGTCGCGCGCTCTCTGAGGCGCTTGTCGACGCCGACTTGGAGCTCGAGGACGTCAGCGCCGTCGGTCTGACCAACCAGCGCGAAACGGCGGTGATCTGGGACAAGCGCACCGGCCGCCCGATTTACAACGCGATTTGCTGGCAGGACACCCGAACAGAGGACTTCGGGCCCGACGGGGCGCGGAAAGACCGCTACATGCGCAAGACCGGCTTGCTTGCCAATTCGTACCCGGCGGGTCCGAAGTGGGCATGGATTCTGGACAACGTCGAGGACGCCCGAGAGCGTGCGGAGAAGGGCGAGCTGCTCGCCGGCACCGTCGACACGTGGCTGATCTGGAAGCTGACCGGCGGTGCGCACGGCGGGAAAAAGGGCGGCATGCTCGACCTGTTCACTACCCGCAGTCGCGTCCAGCACGTCACGGATGTGACCAACGCGTCACGCACCTTGCTCATGGATTTAGAGACGCTCGACTGGGACGAGGACCTGTGCAAAGAGATCGGTGTTCCGCGCTCGATTCTGCCGGAGATCCGCCCCAGCTTCGGCTCCTTCGGTGCGATGCGCCGTAAGAAGGGGAACCGCGACGTTCCCATCACGGGCGTGCTGGGGGATCAGCAGTCCGCGCTCTTCGGCCAGGGCTGCCTGCGCGAGGGCGAGGCCAAGATGACCTACGGCACCGGGCTGTTCATGCTGCTGAATACCGGTGATGAGGCGCAGTTCTCCGATCACGGTCTGCTCACCACCGTCGCATACCAGCAGGCGGGGAAGCCGCCGGTCTACGCGTTGGAGGGGTCCGTGGCCGTCGGCGGGTCGCTGATCCAGTGGTTGCGCGACCAACTTGGCATCCTCAGTTCCGCAGCGGAATCGGAGACGCTCGCCGCCCAAGTCGACGACGCCGCGGGAGTGGTCATCGTGCCGGCCTTCTCCGGACTGTTCGCGCCGCGCTGGCGCCCCGACGCGCGCGGGGTGATCACCGGTATCACACGTTTCACCGACCGCCGCCACATCGCCCGCGCCGCCCTCGACGCCACCTGCCTGCAAACCGTCGAGGTAGTTCGCGCCATGGAGGCCGATTCCGGCATCACCGTGGACGCCTTGCGTGTTGACGGCGGCATGACCGGCAACGATCTGCTCATGCAGATGCAGGCCGATGTTCTCGGCGCGGATGTCGTCCGCCCAGACAACATGGAGACAACCGTCATGGGTGCGGCGAGCGCGGCCTGCGTCGGTGCCGGCCTGGCCGACGCGCCGCTGACCCTCGGCGGTGAAACCACCTGGGAAAGCAAAATGGCCGGCCCCGACCGGGACCGGCTCATTGCGCGGTGGGAGGAAGCGGTTGAGCGCTCCCTCAACCTCGCCTAG
- the glf gene encoding UDP-galactopyranose mutase codes for MTYDLIVVGSGFFGLTIAEQAASELGKRVLVVEKRAHIGGNAYSEPEPETGIEVHKYGAHLFHTSNDRVWEYVNRFTGFTDYQHRVFAMHNGTAYQFPMGLGLINQFFGRYYSPDEAKALIEEQREGKDPAEATNLEERGIALIGKPLYEAFVKHYTAKQWQTDPTDLPPEIISRLPVRYTFNNRYFNDKYEGLPVDGYAAWLEKMASSELIDVKLDTDWFDVRDELRAASPDAPVVYTGPLDRYFDYSEGRLGWRTLDFEQEVLDTGDFQGTPVMNYNDADVPYTRIHEFRHFHPERDYGDDKTVIVKEYSRFAEDDDEVYYPINTPEDRSKLEAYRRLAAAESRDNKVLFGGRLGTYQYLDMHMAIGAALSVFDNHVRTYFEDGKPIDQPRGH; via the coding sequence ATGACTTATGACCTCATCGTCGTCGGATCCGGTTTCTTCGGCCTCACCATCGCAGAGCAAGCAGCAAGTGAACTGGGCAAGCGTGTGCTTGTCGTTGAGAAGCGTGCCCACATCGGCGGCAACGCATATTCCGAACCGGAACCCGAAACAGGCATTGAGGTGCATAAATACGGCGCCCATCTGTTCCACACCTCCAACGACCGCGTGTGGGAGTACGTCAACCGCTTCACTGGTTTCACCGACTACCAGCACCGCGTCTTCGCCATGCACAACGGCACGGCGTACCAATTCCCGATGGGGCTCGGCCTGATCAACCAGTTCTTCGGCCGCTACTACAGCCCCGACGAAGCCAAGGCGCTCATCGAAGAACAGCGCGAAGGCAAGGACCCGGCTGAGGCCACGAACCTGGAGGAGCGCGGCATCGCCTTGATCGGCAAGCCGCTTTACGAGGCATTTGTCAAGCACTACACCGCCAAGCAGTGGCAGACCGACCCGACCGACCTGCCACCGGAGATCATCTCCCGCCTGCCAGTGCGCTACACCTTCAACAACCGATACTTCAACGATAAATACGAGGGCCTGCCCGTCGACGGCTACGCAGCCTGGCTGGAGAAGATGGCCTCGTCCGAGCTCATCGATGTCAAGCTCGACACCGACTGGTTCGACGTCCGCGACGAGCTGCGCGCCGCGAGCCCCGACGCGCCAGTCGTCTACACCGGCCCGCTCGACCGCTACTTCGACTACTCCGAGGGCCGCCTCGGCTGGCGCACCCTCGACTTCGAGCAGGAGGTCCTCGACACCGGCGACTTCCAAGGCACCCCGGTGATGAACTACAACGACGCGGACGTCCCCTACACCCGCATCCACGAGTTCCGCCACTTCCACCCGGAGCGCGATTACGGCGACGACAAGACCGTCATCGTCAAGGAGTACTCCCGCTTCGCCGAGGATGACGACGAGGTCTACTACCCGATCAACACCCCCGAGGACCGCTCGAAGCTCGAGGCTTATCGACGTCTCGCCGCCGCCGAATCCCGCGACAACAAGGTGCTCTTCGGCGGCCGTCTGGGCACCTACCAGTACCTGGACATGCACATGGCCATCGGCGCCGCCCTGTCCGTTTTCGACAACCACGTGCGCACCTACTTCGAGGACGGCAAGCCCATCGACCAGCCGCGCGGGCACTAG